The following coding sequences are from one Eublepharis macularius isolate TG4126 chromosome 19, MPM_Emac_v1.0, whole genome shotgun sequence window:
- the BCDIN3D gene encoding RNA 5'-monophosphate methyltransferase: MAAPMNDCREAFEGMEPSVLPAGAAPYGNFPDYSRFNPPEGRIRLLPAALLSRLFPGPHGRPLLALDVGCNSGELSIALYRHLLGLKDNRDSPEGPVAGKELSLLCCDIDRELIERAKQRSPFPGSISYVTVDIMDPDTREPLLCSYLSRFGRSAFDICFCMSVTMWIHLNHRDGGLVEFLSCLASKCTYLLIEPQPWKCYRAAARRLRKLGRNDFDHFRSLTINGDMAEKITQILTQDCGMTLECSFGTTSWDRSLLLFKSSRPNICGD, encoded by the exons ATGGCGGCGCCCATGAACGATTGCCGTGAAGCCTTTGAGGGGATGGAGCCCTCCGTTCTCCCGGCCGGGGCGGCTCCGTATGGGAACTTTCCCGATTATTCTCGTTTCAATCCGCCGGAGGGGCGCATTCGCCTCCTTCCCGCCGCGCTGCTGAGCCGGTTATTCCCAGGCCCCCACGGGAGGCCGCTGCTGGCGCTGGACGTAGGATGCAACTCGGGG gAGCTCAGCATTGCCCTCTACAGACACCTCCTTGGACTGAAGGACAACAGAGACAGCCCAGAAGgtcctgtggctgggaaggaACTGAGCCTCCTTTGCTGTGACATTGATAGGGAGCTGATCGAGCGAGCCAAGCAGCGAAGCCCcttccctggctccatttcctatGTAACTGTCGATATCATGGACCCTGATACCCGGGAGCCTCTGCTGTGCTCCTATTTGAGCAGGTTTGGACGTTCCGCTTTTGACATTTGCTTCTGTATGTCTGTGACTATGTGGATCCACCTGAATCACAGAGATGGCGGCCTGGTGGAGTTCTTGTCCTGTCTCGCCTCTAAGTGCACGTACTTGCTGATTGAGCCGCAGCCGTGGAAGTGTTACCGAGCAGCTGCCCGGCGCCTACGGAAGCTGGGCAGGAACGACTTCGACCACTTCCGATCCCTCACCATCAATGGGGACATGGCAGAGAAGATTACCCAAATCTTGACTCAAGACTGTGGCATGACGCTTGAGTGTTCTTTTGGGACCACCAGCTGGGACAGGAGCCTCTTGCTTTTTAAATCGAGTAGACCAAATATTTGCGGCGATTAA